The DNA window TAAATATGGTGTCGTTGTCGGAGGACGAGGATAACAACAAAAAACGAGCAGTTTACCACTGCTCGTTTTTACTTTATAATCGGTAATTTATTTTTTTCCCATTTCATAAATCCCCCCGATAAATCAATGATACGGGTAAATCCCTTTTTCTTCATCAGTTTGGATGCCAAAGGACTTCGATGCTGGGTTTGACAATACATAAAAATCAATTTGTCTTTTGGCAATGCGTCTACTTTTGCACTAAAATCACTACCAAAATAACTGATGTTCACCGCATTTTGAATATGCCCTTTCTCATATTCTTTCGGAGTGCGCACATCAATCAAAATATAATCGGTAGTTGCTGCGAGCTTTTGCTCAAACTCCTTCGCGCGCAATTCCTCGTAACTGAAAACTGCCGAGTGCTTCCACGCATTGCATGCCGGAAACAAAACTGCAATCAGCATCAAGCTTATAAACGCAATAACCTTATGCCGGAACTTTTTCAATTAACTTTACGATTGAATCTTTGTGTGCTTTGATTGTTTTTTCAGTCGCTTCCTCATCCTTTTGAAACTCATCCTTTAATTCTGTCAACGATTTTTTAATAACATCCATTTTCTCTTCTGCCACATGTTCAAAATGTTCTGCTGATTGAATGTACTTGTGTAAATAATCATGCAGCTGCTTCTTTTGCTTGGCATACTCATCTTTTGCTTCCATCTTTCCCAACGAAAGTTGCAATTGAAAATGATCTAATTGGTTCATCCAACTATTAATCTTTTCGTGAATTTTGTCGTTTAGATTTTTCTCCATGGCGTTTGTTTTTTATTCAAAGTTAGACCACAATCCAGGGAGAAGCTGTGATGACCATCATTGGGAATGATGATTATTGTCAGTTTTATTATTTCCAGCGGTATTTAAAACTCTCGTACTTCCCTTTAATTGCCATTACCAGCTCAAATTGGGTAGCCGACTTAATAAAGTCATCGTTGAGGTTTAAATATTTGATAAAGGCATCAAACTCTTCGTCTTTTAAATCAATCACATCGTATTTTACATACAAGTGAAACAAATCTTTTAATACATCACGTTTGAGATCTTCGTTCTCCCACTCCGCTACTTTACGTTTTGATTTTTCAAACTTGCTGAACCGCT is part of the Bacteroidota bacterium genome and encodes:
- a CDS encoding rhodanese-like domain-containing protein produces the protein MLIAVLFPACNAWKHSAVFSYEELRAKEFEQKLAATTDYILIDVRTPKEYEKGHIQNAVNISYFGSDFSAKVDALPKDKLIFMYCQTQHRSPLASKLMKKKGFTRIIDLSGGFMKWEKNKLPIIK